From the Paraflavitalea soli genome, the window TAGGCCCCTTCCCGGAAGATCACTTCTCCTTTGCTGTATACCTGCTCACTTTGGTGGGCTGTGAGCAAAGCAAGGTCCTCTTCCGGCAGGTCGGCAAGGACCGATTGACTTTTGAAATCCCATTTGTCTATAGGAAAAAGACCACTGATACTCATAGTAGACCACAAAGGTACCGTATTAAAAATTGACAATTGTCACTTTTTGAATTGATAAAGGAGTGTAGCATCCCATGGCGCATACCGGTAGCTTTGCGGAATATGTCACCAGCCACCAATTCTTTACTTCGTATGTCTGCCTGGTTTAAGTCAGATGAGCAATTCCATCACCTGTATCCCCTGTCCATGCAGCAGCTGGCAAAAAGACACTGGACCTCATTGGTAGTAGCAGAAATGGTCGTGGAATTTCTTACCCCCTCCAAAGGCACCCGGGTGCTGGACATCGGCAGCGGGGTGGGCAAATTCTGTCTCACGGGCGCCTACCACAAACCTTCTTCCCATTTCTATGGTATTGAGCAACGCAAAGACCTGGTGGCCCATGCCGATACTGCCAGGCAAATAGTAGGATTGGACAATGCGCATTTTCTCCATGGCAATTTCACACAGCTCGACTTCAGCCAATACGACCATTTCTATTTTTACAATTCCTTTTATGAACACCTGGTAGACACGGATAAAATAGATGAGAACATCACTTTTTCTGAGTCATTGTACAATTATTACACCCGGAGTCTCTACAAAAAGCTGGAACAGCTGCCTGCGGGTACCCGGCTGGCCACTTTTCATACCCTGGAAGACCGGGTGCCACCTGGATACTACCTGGTAGAGACCCATATTGGCACTTTATTAAAGTACTGGATCAAAACCTGAATGCCCGCACGATACCCTATTGATAACCCTATAAAATAATAAGATGGCAGCCGATATGGACATGGATCATGAAATAAGTACGGTTACAGAATCTTTGCGCTATGTGAGCGGTTACCTGGACTGTGAAAAGATAATTATTCGTAATATCCGCAAGCACCTGGAAAATGGAATAGATGAATCAAATATTGAAAACTACCTCAAGGCTCTGATCGGCTACCTGGAGCGTTCTACCGAAACAGGCGAAGATGCCAATAAGCAAATGAACCACCGGTTTGTTATTGGTTTTATCTATACCCTGTTGAGAACTTCTTCCTGGAGAAGCTGGGTACAATCGATACAGATCTAAACTATAATCTTTCATGGCAACACCTGAAAAAAAAGTTCCCCCATCACCTGAAGCGGACCGCAAACCGGGCTACCTATGGAGCCTCATGCATCAAAAATGCGCCCGGTGCAGGCAGGGCAATATGTTCCAGCATAGTAACGCATATAACCTGAAGCAGTTCATGAAAATGAACGACAACTGCCCGGCCTGTGACCAACGAATGGAGATAGAAGTTGGCTTTTACTATGGTACCAGCTATGTGAGTTATGCACTCACCGTGGCCTTGTCAGTCTCCACCTTTGTAGCCTGGTGGGTATTGATCGGGTTTTCAGTGCACGACAACCGCTTTTTCTGGTGGCTGGGCATCAATATCGCGGCGCTACTCCTGCTTCAGCCCTACCTGATGCGGCTGTCGAGAGCTATCTGGCTGTCATTTTTTGTCCGTTATGATCCGGCCTGGAGAACGGAAAAGCCAGATCATACGCCACGGGGTTAACAGCCTTCCTCACCCTAAATCTAATTGTATGTCTACCGTTCCTGACAGTATTTTATTGGGCAAATATTTTACCGACGAGGCCGGCTTCCGTAACCTTTTTCCCCTCCCTATACAAAAACTGGACGCTTTGCATTGGTCGCCAATCACGGTGGCCGGCAAAGCTGTTCAGTTCCTGGCGCAGCATGAGGTGGTAAACATCCTTGACATCGGCAGCGGCATAGGCAAGTTTTGCCTCACAGGGGGTTCCATTCAACCAGCAGCTCATTTTTATGGTGTAGAGCAACGGGAAGACCTGGTAAAACAGGCAATCATTGTAGCACACAGGCTCGGTTTAAACAACGTGCATTTTATGCATAGCAACTTTACCCAGCTGGACCTGAAAGAGTATGACCACTTCTATTTCTATAACTCCTTTTTTGAGAACCTGCCCGGAACAGATAAGATAGATGATAGTATTGCTTATTCGAGAGAGCTGTATAACTACTATAGCCATTATCTCTACAAGCAACTGGAAGAAATGCCAGCCGGCACGCGCATCGTTACCTATTGCAGCTGGGGAGATGAGATACCTGACACTTATTCGCTGGTGGAAACCCATTTTGACAGTTTATTAAGATGCTGGATAAAAAGATAGATCATGAACACTACAATGGAAGATTATTGTCATAAGCTGGTCAACAAGATCCTGTTTGCGGCTTCCCAGGAGGAAGTGAAAAGGTATATTGATACAGCGATGAAAAGTATGGTAACCCATAAGGTTAACGGGCATATCATTGCCAGGTTTGCAGACAAGGCACTTCTTCATTTAAAGGAGTTTAGCCCTATGGACCAGGATGCGCAACAATGGACCAATATAAAAATGGCCATTTTGCTGTTTAACCAGCTGAAACGCACACTAAATAGTGGAGCTATCCCTATAAGTTAAGTATCATGTTCAGGCCCAAACTGTTTGATACCCTCAAAAATTACAGTACTGCAGCGTTCGGCAAGGACCTGATGGCTGGCATTATTGTAGGTATTGTTGCCCTGCCGCTGGCCATTGCTTTTGCCATCGCCTCCGGGGTTTCGCCGGAGAAAGGGTTGTATACGGCTGTCATTGCCGGCTTTATCATTTCGGCATTAGGCGGCAGCCGGGTACAGATCGGTGGTCCTACAGGCGCTTTTATTGTGATTGTGTACGGTATCGTACAGCAATACGGAGAAAACGGATTGATCATTGCCACCTTTATGGCAGGTATTATGCTGCTGATGATGGGGTTTGCCCGTTTGGGTACCGTGATCCAATACATTCCCTACCCGTTGATCGTGGGATTTACCAGCGGCATTGCCGTATTGATCTTTTCTTCCCAGGTAAAGGATTTCCTGGGACTCCGGATGGGGGCAGTACCGGCAGACTTTATCGACAAGTGGAAAAGTTTTGGGCTCCACCTGTACTCCGCCAACTGGTATGCTTTCCTCGTGGCCAGCGCCACCGTTATGATCATTATATTATGGCCGCGGATCACCCGCAAAGTACCGGGTTCGCTGATAGCCATCCTCCTTACTACCGCTGCTGCATCGGTATTGAACCTGCCCGTGGAAACCATTGGCAGTCGCTTTGGCCGTATCCCGTCCTCACTGCCCGCACCTGCTATACCCGCACTTGATCTTGCCACGATCAAAAACATGGTACAACCGGCTTTTACGATCGCCCTGCTGGGAGGTATTGAATCGCTTTTATCGGCTGTAGTGGCCGATGGCATGATGGGTGGCAGGCACCGGTCCAACATGGAACTGGTGGCGCAGGGAGCGGCCAACATAGGATCTTCTGTGTTTGGAGGTATACCAGCCACAGGTGCCATTGCGCGTACAGCCACCAATATTAAAAATGGCGGGCGCACACCTGTTGCAGGTATTGTACATGCCATTACCCTGTTGTTGATCATGTTGCTGGTGGGCAAATGGGCCGCATTGATCCCCATGCCCACCCTGGCAGGTATATTGGTGGTGGTGGCTTATAACATGAGCGAGTGGCATAACTTCAAGTCCGTGTTGAAGGGAGCACGCAATGATGTAGCGGTGCTGCTGATCGTTTTTTTGCTTACGGTCCTGGTTGATCTTACCGTAGCCATTGAGATCGGAATCGTGCTGGCAGCTTTTCTGTTTATGCGGCAGATGATACAAACTACCGGTGTAAATGCCCTGTCCGGTAAAGAAGAAGCCGGTGATGAAAAATTCGGCAGCAGCTCCATCATCCCGGGTGTTGAGGTATTTGAGATCACTGGTCCGCTGTTCTTTGGCGCTGCCTGGAAATTCAAAGATGCCATGCGGCTTATTGAAAAGCCACCCAAAGTATTGATCATCCGTATGGGCCAGGTGCCTGTCATTGATGCTACCGGCATTAAAGTGATTGGGGAAGTGTACAGGGAATCAAAGCTTCGCCATACTAAGCTCATCTTGTCGGAAGTACATAGTAGCCACGTAATGGAGGCGCTGAAAGATGCCCGCCTGCTGTTTGCCATAGGGAAGGCCAATGTGACCGCCACCTTTGAGAAAGCCCTGGAGAGAAGCCACACCATAATAGCATCTGCGCTATGAAATCGACTGTATCCAGCAAGTGACGAGTGATCGCTTGAGAAGACCACTTATTTCTTGCGCACATAACTGCCGGTCAATGCCGCAAAGCCGGCCACGATAGCGGCTACCAGGGCCGTAATGAGTATCAGTAAAAAGTAAGAGCCGCCCAGGGGTAATACCTGCGCCATCTTCTGCGACAGGATATGCTGGTTCCTGACATCGATCCAGGTGGCCAGTACACCCCAAAGCAGCAGCAATCCCAGGAAACCGGAGAGATAAGCTTTCCATGGCTTCTGTGGAATGAGGGCTGCTACGATAAAAGCAGCCTGGGCCAGGCTCCACCAGCCCAGGTAAAGCCCTGCAGCAAAACTTAACAACGCGATCAACAATATGGAAACTATGAATTTCATCTGTTCAATTTGAGAATTTGAAAATTTGAGGATTTGAAAATGAAACAGCCCGGGATTAATCCGATAACACATTACCACATTTTCAAATTACCACATGATCACATTAGTTATTAAAGTTCATCGTGTATTTCACACCAGGCCCCTTGCCTTCACTTTCCGACATCACCCATAGCAAATTGTATTCACCGGCAACCCACTTGTTGACAAAACTGTCGTAATACTTACTGCCGGGATTGCCTTGCTGGCCGCCGGGAAAAATACCCCAGGCCTCCGTTTTATCGGTCAGGTGTACGATCATCCGCCAGCTGGGACCATGGAACTGCTTGGTGGCATTGATCACATGTTCACCGCCACCGGTATTGAGGTGCAGCCTGCCCAGTGGCGCTATCTGGCGCAACAGGTGGCGAATGCCGGTATCTTTGAATTTACCCCAGGCGAGCCTGCCTTCTGCAGCAGCCCTCTTGAGCACAGGGATGGCTTTCTTAAAGGCAGTGGTCACCACATCGCCTGCAGTTTCTTTGTTGGGCGTATGAATATTGTCAACGGGTGCAAAAGCTGAATCCCGCAACAAACCTTCTACCAGTGTATAGGCTTCCGGAATTTGAATGGGCTTAGGTGCTGCTTCCAGCTCATCACTCCACACCTCCGCTTCCAGGCCCCTGAACCAGGTATCGAATATCGCTGCCCCCTTTTCATCGGGATCATTACGCAGGTTCCAGTTGCGCAGTATCTCCAGGTAACTCTTCTCTTCATTGGTGAGCATGTGCTCCTTAATATTCTTCAGCAATACAGGCCGCGCAGTCTCCGCAAATACATTGTAGTTATCTGTTTGCAACTGCTTCATATCATCGATCGTAATGCTGTTCATAGCACGCAGCCGGCGGTTGATGATAAAGCTGCGGTACAGATCATAAGAGCCCCCCTGGTAATAAGGATAGGCAGTATCGGCCGCCATCTGGTTGGCGCTGCTTACAAAGTCCAGGCGGCGCTCGGGTTCCACATGGGGATTTTCTTCCTGTGGTATATTGGCCTGCCAGCGGTAGCTGCTATCCGTACCGGGCATGATAAAGTCGCCCTGTCTTTTCCATTTGGCCGGAAATTCGCCTTGCTGCCAGATGGCTATATCATTGTCCTTACTGGCAAATACAAAATTCTGCCCGGGACAGGTAAAGTCTTTGATAGCTGCCAGGTAATCAGTATAACCTGTGGCCCTGTTGAGCAGGTAAAAGGTCTTGAACTCGTTGGAGCCCTCATGCGCTTTCCATTGCACAGCCAGGTTGGTCACCTGCGTGGCGCGGCCAAAACCATTAAAGGAAGCATCGTACTGTACAGGGCCCCAAAGAGTATAGGCTACCGTATCATATAAAGTAGCGCCGCCTTTCACTTTAAACGCTTCCACTTTTAACTGGGCGGGTTTCCACGCACTGTCAAACCAGTATTCCTGTTTGGAGTCATCCTTAAAGCGGATGGCATAATAGTCTTTTACATCGCGGTGGGAATTGGTAACACCCCAGGCCACCTGATCGGTAAACCCTATAATGATGGCGGGCGATCCGGGGAAGCTGGCGCCATAAGCATTGCTTTGCGGTGTGTGCAGCTGCATTTCAAACCAGAGGGAAGGTAATGACAGGCCCAGATGCGGATCACTGCACAAAATAGGTCTTCCGCTTTGTGTTTTTTGTCCGCTCACCGCCCAGTTATTACTGCCATTGTCTTTATCGGGTTTGTTGATGGCAGCCAGCGTAGCACTGTCTTTCCACTGGAAGTACAGCGAATCAGCTGATGCCGGTGCTACCGGGTGAATGGTTGCTGGTGCAAATACCGATCCCCTGGGTACAATAGGACTTAAGGAATCCTGGGTAGTGGGATAAAACTTTTCGAAAAGCTCGTGGCTCAATACCGCTTTGGCATTGGTGTATTCAATATCATTTTCCGAGCCGGAGAGGTCATAGCTCATGTATTTCAGGAAAAGCGCTGTCTTCAGGTTCGTCCAATGCTCGGGATGATAATTGAGCAGGCGGTATTCCAGGGGAAGCGTGCTGCTGGTGAGTTGATCAATGTAAGCATTGGCCCCGGCCGTATAGGCATCCAACACCTTTTTGGTGGTGGTGTCATTTTCCATTACCTGCAAAGAATTGTTGGCGGCATACACCATACCCAGGCGACGCATATTGCGGTCGAAGTTCAGGATCGTGCTATCGGCCCCGGTGCCTACGATCTCCGTTAACCTGCCCGCTGCTGCATGCGTTTGGAATTCCATTTGCCACAAACGGAACCTGGCATGCAGGTATCCCTGTACGAAATACAGGTCTTCATCATTCTGGGCAAATACGTGGGGCACCATCCGGTCGTCGAAGTATACAGCTACTTTGTCTTTCAGTTGCGGAAGCTGCAATGTCATATTGTAATCCTGGTCTGCAGGCTCAGCATTTTGCCAGAAGCCCTCTTGCGGACTCAGGAAGCTGCCCAGTGGAGGAGTACTCCCAATGGGAATGCTCAGTGCTATGACCAATCCTGTAGTCACAGCAGCGGAAATTAAAAAGGGAACAAGTCTCATACTACCGGAAGGGTTTAAAGAAATCGTTTAAAAGTAACACGAACTGGTAATACCACAAAATTGTATTGTGCGGCAAGCATTTAGGGTGCAATTTTACAGCAGAGTTTGAGGGAACATTTAAACAGTCGTCGTTTTAATCAAATGCCTTTATGAAACCGGGTGGCTTAACCCGTCATCAGAAAACCGGCCCTTCCGGGCCGGTTTTTATAAAGCTTTCGGGGACGTTCTTACGCCTGATTGGTTGTCACGGGTTTGCCATACTTCCCGGGACAGGGTAAGCGCATACAAGATAAAAATTTTTACTTTTTACTCATATAGGTCATAGGTTGCTAAATCCGTCGTTAAATGGACCGGTTCCCCAGGGAGCCGGTTCTTTTTTTGTGTACAGGTGTTTGTCAGGCTGAGTTTATCGAAGCCGCCTTCGACAGCCCTTCGATAAGCTCAGGGTGACAACCACCAATCCAGGTCATCAATACCCAGACCAATCCCCTCATGGTGAGGGACATAGTTCAGCACACTTGCCATTATAATTTATACGGGCTACTGCTTGCAATATTAATTGTCCTGTATTACCTTGCACCTGTATCCAATATTACCTAATCTCCAAATCTTCGTTTATGAAAAGGTCTACTAAACCCTCCATCAACACGTTCCGCCTGAAACAATTAGCTGGTATTACACTTGTCTGCTGCATGTTTGTAGTAGGTCTCGTTGTTTAATTGACCAGGGATTCCCAACAAACATTTACTTCCCATTGATGATGCCTGGCGCTTAAACCCGCCGGGGAGCTATTTGTTTTGCCCGCCCGCATCCCAGGGCCCATTAAAAGCGCCGTTTTCAACACCATGAACACCCGCAAAGCCTGCCTCATGAGAGGTAGCTACCGCAGGCTTTGCTTTTTGTTCCCCCCTTGGCCATCTCCTGGCCAGGTACAGAATTCCT encodes:
- a CDS encoding methyltransferase domain-containing protein, giving the protein MSAWFKSDEQFHHLYPLSMQQLAKRHWTSLVVAEMVVEFLTPSKGTRVLDIGSGVGKFCLTGAYHKPSSHFYGIEQRKDLVAHADTARQIVGLDNAHFLHGNFTQLDFSQYDHFYFYNSFYEHLVDTDKIDENITFSESLYNYYTRSLYKKLEQLPAGTRLATFHTLEDRVPPGYYLVETHIGTLLKYWIKT
- a CDS encoding DUF983 domain-containing protein, which produces MATPEKKVPPSPEADRKPGYLWSLMHQKCARCRQGNMFQHSNAYNLKQFMKMNDNCPACDQRMEIEVGFYYGTSYVSYALTVALSVSTFVAWWVLIGFSVHDNRFFWWLGINIAALLLLQPYLMRLSRAIWLSFFVRYDPAWRTEKPDHTPRG
- a CDS encoding methyltransferase domain-containing protein — translated: MSTVPDSILLGKYFTDEAGFRNLFPLPIQKLDALHWSPITVAGKAVQFLAQHEVVNILDIGSGIGKFCLTGGSIQPAAHFYGVEQREDLVKQAIIVAHRLGLNNVHFMHSNFTQLDLKEYDHFYFYNSFFENLPGTDKIDDSIAYSRELYNYYSHYLYKQLEEMPAGTRIVTYCSWGDEIPDTYSLVETHFDSLLRCWIKR
- a CDS encoding SulP family inorganic anion transporter — encoded protein: MFRPKLFDTLKNYSTAAFGKDLMAGIIVGIVALPLAIAFAIASGVSPEKGLYTAVIAGFIISALGGSRVQIGGPTGAFIVIVYGIVQQYGENGLIIATFMAGIMLLMMGFARLGTVIQYIPYPLIVGFTSGIAVLIFSSQVKDFLGLRMGAVPADFIDKWKSFGLHLYSANWYAFLVASATVMIIILWPRITRKVPGSLIAILLTTAAASVLNLPVETIGSRFGRIPSSLPAPAIPALDLATIKNMVQPAFTIALLGGIESLLSAVVADGMMGGRHRSNMELVAQGAANIGSSVFGGIPATGAIARTATNIKNGGRTPVAGIVHAITLLLIMLLVGKWAALIPMPTLAGILVVVAYNMSEWHNFKSVLKGARNDVAVLLIVFLLTVLVDLTVAIEIGIVLAAFLFMRQMIQTTGVNALSGKEEAGDEKFGSSSIIPGVEVFEITGPLFFGAAWKFKDAMRLIEKPPKVLIIRMGQVPVIDATGIKVIGEVYRESKLRHTKLILSEVHSSHVMEALKDARLLFAIGKANVTATFEKALERSHTIIASAL
- a CDS encoding penicillin acylase family protein translates to MRLVPFLISAAVTTGLVIALSIPIGSTPPLGSFLSPQEGFWQNAEPADQDYNMTLQLPQLKDKVAVYFDDRMVPHVFAQNDEDLYFVQGYLHARFRLWQMEFQTHAAAGRLTEIVGTGADSTILNFDRNMRRLGMVYAANNSLQVMENDTTTKKVLDAYTAGANAYIDQLTSSTLPLEYRLLNYHPEHWTNLKTALFLKYMSYDLSGSENDIEYTNAKAVLSHELFEKFYPTTQDSLSPIVPRGSVFAPATIHPVAPASADSLYFQWKDSATLAAINKPDKDNGSNNWAVSGQKTQSGRPILCSDPHLGLSLPSLWFEMQLHTPQSNAYGASFPGSPAIIIGFTDQVAWGVTNSHRDVKDYYAIRFKDDSKQEYWFDSAWKPAQLKVEAFKVKGGATLYDTVAYTLWGPVQYDASFNGFGRATQVTNLAVQWKAHEGSNEFKTFYLLNRATGYTDYLAAIKDFTCPGQNFVFASKDNDIAIWQQGEFPAKWKRQGDFIMPGTDSSYRWQANIPQEENPHVEPERRLDFVSSANQMAADTAYPYYQGGSYDLYRSFIINRRLRAMNSITIDDMKQLQTDNYNVFAETARPVLLKNIKEHMLTNEEKSYLEILRNWNLRNDPDEKGAAIFDTWFRGLEAEVWSDELEAAPKPIQIPEAYTLVEGLLRDSAFAPVDNIHTPNKETAGDVVTTAFKKAIPVLKRAAAEGRLAWGKFKDTGIRHLLRQIAPLGRLHLNTGGGEHVINATKQFHGPSWRMIVHLTDKTEAWGIFPGGQQGNPGSKYYDSFVNKWVAGEYNLLWVMSESEGKGPGVKYTMNFNN